The following are encoded in a window of Sphaerisporangium siamense genomic DNA:
- the thiS gene encoding sulfur carrier protein ThiS — MNVTINGNPCELPDGATVAQAVQALTSASSGVAVAVNDEVVRRGAWPSTTLGENDRVEVLTAVQGG, encoded by the coding sequence ATGAACGTGACGATCAACGGCAACCCCTGCGAGCTGCCCGACGGCGCCACCGTCGCCCAGGCCGTCCAGGCGCTCACCTCGGCCTCGTCCGGGGTGGCGGTGGCGGTGAACGACGAGGTGGTGCGGCGCGGCGCCTGGCCGTCCACCACGCTCGGCGAGAACGACCGGGTCGAGGTCCTCACGGCGGTGCAGGGTGGCTGA
- the pknB gene encoding Stk1 family PASTA domain-containing Ser/Thr kinase, with amino-acid sequence MDTTVADPLVGRLLDGRYRVESRIARGGMAAVYLAMDIRLDRTVALKVMHRSLAEDPDFVRRFIGEAKSVASLSHPNIVHVFDQGTDGGHVYLSMEYVPGRTLRDVLRERGRLPAREALEIMIPVLAALGAAHQAGMVHRDVKPENVLLSDDGRVKVVDFGLARAIEAGRQTRTGVMIGTIAYMSPEQVTSGVADARSDVYAAGVMLFELLTGKQPYEGETPMSVAYRHVHDRVPAPSSVVPGGPVQLDRLVLSATDRDPGGRPADATALLVAAVEAHRTLPRDAGPKPAPTAATSHTSPAAPVPPANPTLVQSRTEMLTSPGAAPAAEGHRARRRVRPIWFIVGLATVMVAAIAVTGWWFSEGRYTQVPDLLRINISVAKAEAEKQGFAVKIGKPENDQELGEDKVLRTDPESGREVVRGSVITLIPSAGPRKIAVPNVVNLSEADARSKISEAGLTAGAVSRVPSDTVQRGLVLRTSPQVGTRIKEGGTVQIVLSAGQLMPDVSEMQCDQAEAFLRGKGFTPTIVQQTDNAQPGTVIAQSPAARAEVTAGQAVQLTCSKGPDSGFHWPWENPQDPQNVQPGQALIPIPDVRFKRVGDASRELRTAGFKVHVRKIAGSGAVVAENPLGQAPAGTRITIWH; translated from the coding sequence GTGGACACGACGGTTGCGGACCCCCTCGTAGGGCGGCTGCTGGACGGGCGCTACCGCGTTGAGTCGCGCATCGCCCGCGGTGGCATGGCCGCCGTCTACCTGGCCATGGACATCCGGCTCGACCGCACGGTGGCGCTGAAGGTCATGCACCGCTCGCTGGCCGAGGACCCCGATTTCGTGCGCCGTTTCATCGGCGAGGCCAAGTCCGTGGCCAGCCTGTCGCACCCCAACATCGTGCACGTCTTCGACCAGGGCACCGACGGCGGCCACGTCTACCTCTCCATGGAGTACGTCCCGGGGCGCACCCTGCGCGACGTGCTGCGCGAGCGCGGCCGCCTGCCCGCCCGCGAGGCGCTGGAGATCATGATCCCGGTGCTGGCCGCGCTCGGGGCCGCGCACCAGGCGGGCATGGTCCACCGCGACGTCAAGCCCGAGAACGTGCTGCTGAGCGACGACGGCCGGGTCAAGGTCGTGGACTTCGGGCTCGCCCGCGCCATCGAGGCCGGGCGGCAGACCCGCACCGGCGTCATGATCGGCACGATCGCGTACATGTCGCCCGAGCAGGTCACCTCCGGGGTCGCCGACGCGCGCAGCGACGTCTACGCCGCCGGGGTCATGCTGTTCGAGCTGCTCACCGGGAAGCAGCCGTACGAGGGCGAGACCCCGATGTCGGTGGCCTACCGCCACGTGCACGACCGCGTGCCCGCCCCGTCCTCCGTGGTGCCCGGCGGCCCGGTCCAGCTCGACAGGCTCGTGCTGTCGGCCACCGACCGCGACCCCGGCGGCCGCCCCGCCGACGCCACCGCGCTGCTCGTGGCGGCCGTCGAGGCCCACCGCACGCTGCCGCGCGACGCCGGCCCGAAGCCCGCCCCCACGGCCGCCACCTCCCACACCTCCCCCGCCGCCCCGGTGCCGCCCGCCAACCCCACGCTCGTCCAGTCCCGCACCGAGATGCTCACCTCGCCCGGGGCCGCGCCCGCCGCCGAGGGCCACCGCGCCCGCCGGCGCGTGCGCCCGATCTGGTTCATCGTCGGGCTGGCCACCGTCATGGTCGCCGCCATCGCCGTCACCGGCTGGTGGTTCTCCGAGGGCCGGTACACCCAGGTCCCCGACCTGCTGCGCATCAACATCAGCGTGGCCAAGGCCGAGGCCGAGAAACAGGGATTCGCCGTCAAGATCGGCAAGCCCGAGAACGACCAGGAGCTCGGCGAGGACAAGGTGCTGCGCACCGACCCCGAGTCCGGCCGCGAGGTCGTCCGGGGCTCGGTCATCACCCTGATCCCCTCGGCGGGGCCCCGCAAGATCGCGGTGCCGAACGTCGTGAACCTGTCCGAGGCGGACGCGCGCAGCAAGATCTCCGAGGCCGGGCTGACCGCGGGCGCCGTGAGCAGGGTGCCGAGCGACACCGTGCAGCGCGGCCTGGTGCTGCGCACCAGCCCCCAGGTCGGCACGCGGATCAAGGAGGGCGGCACGGTCCAGATCGTGCTGAGCGCCGGCCAGCTCATGCCGGACGTCAGCGAGATGCAGTGCGACCAGGCCGAGGCGTTCCTGCGGGGCAAGGGGTTCACCCCCACGATCGTCCAGCAGACCGACAACGCCCAGCCCGGCACGGTCATCGCCCAGAGCCCGGCCGCCCGCGCCGAGGTCACCGCCGGGCAGGCCGTCCAGCTCACCTGCTCCAAGGGCCCCGACAGCGGCTTCCACTGGCCGTGGGAGAACCCTCAGGACCCACAGAACGTCCAGCCCGGCCAGGCCCTCATCCCCATCCCCGACGTCCGCTTCAAGCGCGTCGGCGACGCCAGCCGCGAGCTGCGCACCGCGGGCTTCAAGGTGCACGTCCGGAAGATCGCCGGGTCCGGCGCCGTGGTGGCGGAGAACCCCCTGGGTCAGGCCCCGGCCGGCACCCGCATCACCATCTGGCACTGA
- the alc gene encoding allantoicase, producing MTPAPGTPDPETTSAPHERPPGPAAVSRPPEPGPAAVPRLPDLASRSYGGSVVAASDESFAERQALILPGRPAFRPGTFGARGQVYDGWETRRRRDGGHDWALVRLGMPGVVRHVVIDTAWFTGNYPPYASVDACAAEGYPSPGELLAAAWTEIVPRGRLTGDAAHGFPVTDPRRYTHVRLNIFPDGGVARLRVHGEVVPDPALLAGLTIDLAALENGALVTGCSDDFYSSPVNVIAPGLPRHQAEGWETARRRDGGNDWLTVRLAVPGVIQVAELDTTNLVYNAPAAASLKGADLRGRAAGPPDAPGEAEWFELLPPTRLQPDTRHRFRLAAARAATHVRLDIHPDGGLARLRLHGAPAA from the coding sequence ATGACCCCCGCGCCCGGCACCCCGGACCCGGAGACGACATCCGCCCCCCACGAGCGGCCCCCGGGCCCCGCCGCCGTTTCCCGGCCACCCGAGCCCGGCCCCGCCGCCGTCCCCCGGCTGCCCGATCTGGCCTCGCGGTCCTACGGAGGGTCGGTCGTGGCCGCCAGCGACGAGTCGTTCGCCGAACGGCAGGCCCTCATCCTGCCGGGACGCCCGGCCTTCCGGCCCGGGACCTTCGGCGCGCGCGGGCAGGTGTACGACGGCTGGGAGACCCGGCGGCGGCGCGACGGCGGCCACGACTGGGCCCTGGTGCGGCTCGGCATGCCCGGCGTCGTCCGCCACGTCGTCATCGACACGGCCTGGTTCACCGGCAACTACCCGCCCTACGCCTCCGTGGACGCCTGCGCCGCCGAGGGATACCCCTCGCCGGGCGAGCTGCTCGCCGCCGCCTGGACCGAGATCGTGCCGCGCGGCCGGCTGACCGGCGACGCCGCGCACGGGTTCCCGGTCACCGACCCCCGCAGGTACACGCACGTGCGGCTGAACATCTTCCCCGACGGCGGCGTCGCCCGCCTGCGCGTCCACGGCGAGGTGGTCCCCGACCCGGCCCTGCTCGCCGGCCTGACGATCGACCTCGCCGCCCTGGAGAACGGCGCCCTGGTGACCGGCTGCTCGGACGACTTCTACTCCTCGCCCGTCAACGTGATCGCCCCCGGGCTGCCCCGCCACCAGGCCGAAGGCTGGGAGACCGCCCGCCGCCGCGACGGCGGCAACGACTGGCTCACCGTGCGCCTGGCCGTGCCGGGGGTGATCCAGGTCGCCGAGCTGGACACCACCAACCTGGTCTACAACGCCCCCGCCGCCGCCTCCCTCAAGGGGGCCGACCTGCGGGGCCGGGCCGCCGGGCCCCCCGACGCGCCCGGCGAGGCCGAGTGGTTCGAGCTGCTGCCGCCGACGCGCCTGCAGCCCGACACCCGCCACCGGTTCCGGCTCGCCGCCGCCCGCGCCGCCACCCACGTCCGCCTCGACATCCACCCCGACGGCGGCCTGGCCCGCCTGCGCCTCCACGGCGCCCCCGCCGCGTGA
- a CDS encoding thiazole synthase, producing MTTTTGTTTGADALADDVLELGGEKFSSRLIMGTGGAPSLEVLDEALAASGTEMTTVAMRRLDPAAAGSVLDVLRARGVKVLPNTAGCYTAGEAVLTARLAREALGTSWVKLEVISDERTLLPDPIETFDAAERLVADGFIVLPYIGDDPALARRLEQAGCAAVMPLGSPIGSGLGIRNPHNIELIVEAAGVPVILDAGVGTASDAAQAMELGCDAVLLASAVTRARRPALMATAMRHAVSAGRMARLAGRIPRRRYAEASSPAVTRGALG from the coding sequence ATGACGACCACGACGGGCACCACGACCGGCGCCGACGCCCTCGCGGACGACGTGCTGGAGCTCGGCGGCGAGAAGTTCTCCTCCCGCCTCATCATGGGGACCGGCGGCGCCCCCTCGCTGGAGGTGCTGGACGAGGCGCTGGCGGCCTCCGGCACCGAGATGACCACCGTCGCCATGCGCCGGCTCGACCCGGCCGCCGCCGGCTCGGTGCTGGACGTGCTGCGCGCCCGGGGCGTGAAGGTGCTCCCCAACACGGCGGGCTGCTACACCGCCGGCGAGGCCGTGCTGACCGCGCGCCTGGCCCGCGAGGCCCTCGGCACCTCCTGGGTCAAGCTGGAGGTCATCAGCGACGAGCGCACCCTGCTGCCCGACCCGATCGAGACCTTCGACGCCGCCGAGCGCCTGGTCGCCGACGGTTTCATCGTGCTGCCGTACATCGGCGACGACCCCGCGCTCGCCCGGCGGCTCGAACAGGCGGGCTGCGCCGCCGTCATGCCGCTCGGCTCCCCCATCGGCTCGGGTCTCGGCATCCGCAACCCGCACAACATCGAGCTCATCGTCGAGGCGGCGGGCGTCCCGGTCATCCTGGACGCCGGCGTGGGCACGGCCAGCGACGCCGCCCAGGCGATGGAGCTGGGCTGCGACGCGGTGCTGCTGGCCAGCGCCGTCACCCGGGCGCGCAGGCCCGCGCTCATGGCCACGGCGATGCGGCACGCGGTCTCGGCGGGCCGCATGGCGCGCCTGGCGGGCAGGATCCCCCGGCGGCGGTACGCTGAGGCGTCCTCGCCCGCGGTCACGCGGGGCGCGCTCGGATGA
- the thiO gene encoding glycine oxidase ThiO, translated as MDVVVVGGGVAGLSVAWRAAQAGHAVTVADPSPGSGATHAAAGMLAPVSEVSYTEEPLLRLGLASLELWPSFAAELARESGVDVDHRAEGTLDVAFGADDLTALDETAAFMEGLGLRVERLTGRECRRAEPMLAPAVRGGLLASGDAWVDPRRVTAALLAALARRGAAVVAEHVAGLAVEGGAARGVRLRGGRVIAADRVVLAAGAWSGSLEGLPPGVLPPVRPVKGQIMRLHGAPGFLRRCVRGVVHGSSAYLVPRGDGEIVLGATQEEMGFDTRVTAGGLWELLRDARELVPGVTELEVADVCAGLRPGTPDNLPVLGPAAMEGLLLATGHHRGGVLLAPLTAAMLMAELDGGPGPYAREAEVCSPLRFGGDVTHAAFAAARHR; from the coding sequence ATGGATGTGGTCGTCGTCGGCGGCGGCGTGGCCGGCCTCTCGGTGGCCTGGCGCGCCGCGCAGGCCGGTCACGCGGTCACCGTCGCCGACCCCTCCCCCGGCTCGGGGGCCACGCACGCCGCCGCGGGCATGCTCGCCCCGGTCAGCGAGGTCTCCTACACCGAAGAGCCCCTGCTGCGGCTCGGCCTCGCCTCCCTGGAGCTGTGGCCCTCCTTCGCCGCCGAGCTGGCCCGCGAGTCCGGCGTGGACGTCGACCACCGCGCCGAGGGCACCCTGGACGTCGCGTTCGGCGCCGACGACCTGACCGCCCTGGACGAGACGGCCGCGTTCATGGAGGGGCTCGGGCTGCGCGTCGAGCGCCTGACCGGGCGCGAGTGCCGCCGGGCCGAGCCGATGCTCGCCCCGGCCGTGCGCGGCGGCCTGCTGGCCTCCGGCGACGCGTGGGTGGACCCGCGCCGGGTCACCGCCGCCCTGCTCGCCGCGCTGGCGCGCCGCGGCGCGGCCGTGGTCGCCGAGCACGTCGCCGGCCTGGCGGTCGAGGGGGGCGCCGCGCGCGGGGTGCGCCTGCGCGGGGGACGGGTGATCGCCGCCGACCGTGTCGTGCTGGCCGCCGGGGCGTGGTCGGGCTCGCTGGAAGGGCTGCCGCCCGGCGTCCTGCCGCCCGTGCGCCCGGTGAAGGGGCAGATCATGCGCCTGCACGGCGCCCCCGGGTTCCTGCGGCGCTGTGTGCGCGGCGTGGTCCACGGGTCCAGCGCCTACCTGGTGCCGCGCGGCGACGGCGAGATCGTGCTCGGCGCCACCCAGGAGGAGATGGGCTTCGACACCCGCGTGACCGCCGGCGGCCTGTGGGAGCTGCTGCGCGACGCGCGCGAGCTGGTCCCCGGCGTGACCGAGCTGGAGGTCGCCGACGTGTGCGCGGGCCTGCGCCCCGGCACGCCCGACAATCTGCCCGTGCTCGGGCCCGCGGCGATGGAGGGCCTGCTGCTCGCCACCGGACACCACCGCGGCGGCGTCCTGCTCGCCCCGCTGACCGCCGCCATGCTCATGGCCGAGCTGGACGGCGGCCCCGGCCCCTACGCGCGGGAGGCGGAGGTCTGCTCGCCGCTGCGCTTCGGCGGCGACGTGACCCACGCCGCCTTCGCCGCCGCCCGCCATCGATGA